The following are from one region of the Bradyrhizobium sediminis genome:
- a CDS encoding DUF1214 domain-containing protein has protein sequence MRLIFITLLALILATVVGLGATWMTATRGTDLGTLTIGAWTARPKTGTADIDPYSRASIARSGELPVGTGDGIAFSATSDDRKKPLDGRCDVVVSGVTPAARFWTLTLYDTKGRLVANSLQRYGFTSQEIIRGADGAFEIRVASRSRAGNWLPTGGIERYALMLRLYDTPVGVATRTQRDAPMPSIATVGCP, from the coding sequence GTGCGGCTGATCTTCATCACACTGCTGGCGCTGATCCTCGCCACCGTCGTCGGCCTCGGCGCCACCTGGATGACCGCGACGCGCGGCACCGATCTCGGCACGCTGACGATCGGCGCCTGGACCGCCCGGCCGAAGACCGGCACCGCGGACATCGACCCCTATTCACGCGCCTCGATCGCCCGCAGTGGCGAATTGCCGGTCGGCACCGGCGACGGCATCGCCTTCTCGGCGACATCAGACGACCGCAAGAAGCCCCTCGACGGGCGCTGTGACGTGGTGGTCAGCGGCGTCACGCCCGCAGCCCGGTTCTGGACGCTGACGCTCTACGACACCAAGGGACGTCTGGTCGCCAATTCGCTGCAACGCTACGGCTTTACCAGCCAGGAAATCATTCGCGGCGCCGATGGCGCCTTCGAGATCCGGGTGGCGTCGCGGTCGCGCGCCGGAAACTGGCTCCCCACCGGCGGCATCGAACGTTATGCGCTGATGCTTCGGCTCTACGACACCCCGGTCGGCGTCGCGACGCGGACGCAACGCGATGCGCCGATGCCATCGATTGCGACAGTGGGGTGCCCATGA
- a CDS encoding DUF1254 domain-containing protein encodes MIRLLFTILAGVVLGAVVHLVAVLALPRIATQDAYSRLAPITKLNAVTALPLADPGNAPMPFMDPAFAIAICRYDLTSGPIKLAVPVSQAYTSVSFYTRNEVAYYAINDRSAGRKVIELDLMTEAQHAELPEEEDVTSADRLIIDSPTATGLIVLKALAPEPGLMTQAQATLAASSCKVQTEPPAKHEEPAAVPQPAPRGKR; translated from the coding sequence ATGATCCGGCTGCTGTTCACGATCCTCGCGGGCGTGGTGCTGGGCGCCGTGGTGCATCTCGTCGCCGTGCTGGCGTTGCCGCGGATCGCGACCCAGGATGCCTATTCGCGTCTGGCGCCGATCACCAAGCTCAACGCAGTGACCGCCCTGCCGCTGGCCGATCCGGGTAACGCGCCGATGCCGTTCATGGATCCGGCGTTCGCGATCGCGATCTGCCGTTACGATCTGACCTCGGGGCCGATCAAGCTCGCGGTCCCGGTCAGCCAGGCCTACACGTCGGTGTCGTTCTATACCCGCAACGAAGTCGCCTATTACGCGATCAACGACCGCTCCGCGGGGCGCAAGGTGATCGAACTCGATCTCATGACCGAGGCGCAGCACGCCGAATTGCCGGAGGAAGAAGACGTGACTTCCGCCGACCGGCTGATCATCGATTCTCCTACCGCGACCGGACTGATCGTATTGAAGGCGCTGGCGCCGGAGCCAGGCCTGATGACGCAGGCGCAGGCCACGCTCGCGGCCTCGAGCTGCAAGGTGCAGACCGAACCGCCGGCCAAACACGAAGAGCCCGCGGCCGTGCCGCAGCCGGCGCCGCGGGGCAAGCGCTGA
- a CDS encoding DUF2336 domain-containing protein: MTRPPLFPGFDGLMTLSRREGVDIRPTLLRVLTDLYVQANAHSDEEERQFIELTSRLIDQVDDATRAAVRARLAIYPGTPVIVLQRLRLKPSNPCARMPVAGEIPADPVATPPVRPPTEAELRMASNLSMQPKDAAEIHDMFFAASASERVLILHNLAETPLRASARIPAARAARAVETLRMAAWVGDIENFTLELGETLILPSRVAAQVVNDPGGEPLACAARALDMPAPVFQQVLLFLNPEFATVTYVYRLSRLFDRLGERSALIMLAAWRGSTMAATRAKYQPALYDDERQRTRSAPAQTRPAVQPGLGSVVRTGSQGSGR, encoded by the coding sequence ATGACCAGACCTCCATTATTTCCGGGCTTCGACGGGCTGATGACGCTCTCCCGCCGCGAGGGCGTCGATATCCGCCCCACGCTGCTGCGCGTGCTGACCGATCTCTACGTTCAGGCCAATGCGCACAGCGACGAAGAAGAGCGGCAGTTCATCGAACTGACCTCCCGCCTGATCGATCAGGTCGACGACGCGACGCGCGCGGCCGTGCGGGCGCGGCTTGCGATCTATCCGGGCACACCGGTCATCGTCCTGCAAAGGCTCAGGTTGAAACCCTCAAATCCCTGCGCGCGGATGCCGGTCGCCGGCGAAATTCCCGCTGATCCCGTCGCGACGCCGCCGGTGAGGCCGCCGACCGAGGCAGAATTGCGGATGGCGTCGAACCTGTCGATGCAGCCGAAGGATGCCGCCGAGATCCACGACATGTTCTTCGCGGCCAGCGCCAGCGAGCGCGTCCTGATCCTGCATAATCTCGCGGAGACACCGTTGCGGGCGTCGGCGCGAATTCCCGCCGCGCGTGCGGCGCGTGCCGTCGAGACGCTGCGGATGGCCGCCTGGGTCGGCGATATCGAAAACTTCACGCTGGAACTCGGCGAAACCCTGATCCTGCCGTCGCGGGTGGCAGCCCAAGTGGTCAACGATCCCGGCGGCGAGCCGCTGGCCTGCGCGGCCAGGGCGCTGGACATGCCGGCCCCCGTGTTTCAGCAGGTATTGCTGTTTCTCAATCCCGAATTCGCAACGGTGACCTACGTCTACCGGCTGTCGCGCCTCTTTGACCGCCTCGGCGAGCGATCCGCGCTGATCATGCTGGCCGCGTGGCGCGGCTCGACCATGGCCGCGACCCGCGCCAAGTACCAGCCCGCGCTCTACGACGACGAACGCCAGCGCACGCGCTCGGCGCCGGCCCAGACGCGCCCTGCCGTGCAGCCCGGCCTCGGCTCTGTCGTACGTACCGGCTCCCAGGGTTCCGGGCGCTAG
- a CDS encoding DUF1491 family protein, whose protein sequence is MRLKSSIWVAAYLRRCQAEGVFGAVRRRGAEEAGAVFVKVATLDGHAMLYMPAPQTVYDDSRPIERFFMPASKEPVPEASVEERLVREIRFDPDAWIVETEDRAGRHFLDLARG, encoded by the coding sequence ATGCGACTGAAATCCAGCATATGGGTGGCGGCCTATTTGCGCCGTTGCCAGGCCGAAGGCGTGTTCGGCGCCGTGCGAAGGCGCGGCGCGGAGGAGGCCGGCGCGGTCTTCGTCAAGGTCGCCACGCTCGACGGCCATGCCATGCTGTACATGCCGGCGCCGCAGACGGTCTATGACGACAGCCGCCCGATCGAGCGCTTTTTTATGCCGGCATCGAAAGAGCCGGTGCCGGAAGCCTCGGTGGAAGAGCGCCTGGTCAGGGAAATCAGGTTCGATCCCGATGCCTGGATCGTGGAGACCGAGGACAGGGCGGGGCGGCACTTTCTCGATCTGGCCCGGGGCTAG